One window from the genome of Paraclostridium sordellii encodes:
- a CDS encoding sensor histidine kinase codes for MIHFEGLRKKIIKNYFIIIIITVTLFEGLFIFYAQNYYYDSVRQTLEHQANSTQNIYSGYMGDSSFEQKINNIFEKRDINTNPHMAVEIINKDKNIIIDQYGFRSDEKAHYEDVDQALKDKKTTSKYKAKNGEHVMSISVPLKLNNQIEGVVRYTVSLDAIDTTIFKIILGLILAGIFILLIAISISLKFAYTLIDPLSELKKFANELAHGNYNIKLKPRAIIDDEIGELAETFEHMAREIDKSEKLKDEFISSVSHELRTPLTSIKGWSETLGYEGIGKEELDLGLGIIQDETERLIKLVEELLDFSRLSSDRIKLQIDMVDVESLVVGVVNQLKVKANEKNINLSCDFIMDDIQMIQGDKNRLRQVLINLVQNSLKFTDEEGYVKVVVSQDFEYTTIKVIDNGEGIEEHNLEKVLDKFFQENYNKAGSGLGLAISHEIIKLHGGEMKIESKKGEGTCITFSLKNTLLESV; via the coding sequence GTGATACACTTCGAAGGTCTTAGAAAAAAGATAATAAAAAATTATTTTATAATAATAATAATTACTGTAACTTTATTTGAAGGGTTATTCATATTCTATGCACAAAATTATTACTATGATTCTGTTAGACAGACTTTAGAACACCAAGCAAACAGTACTCAAAATATTTATAGTGGATATATGGGAGATAGTTCTTTTGAACAAAAGATAAATAATATTTTTGAAAAAAGAGATATAAACACAAATCCACACATGGCAGTTGAGATAATAAATAAAGATAAAAATATAATTATAGACCAGTATGGATTTAGAAGTGATGAAAAAGCTCATTATGAAGATGTTGATCAAGCTTTAAAGGATAAAAAAACAACAAGTAAGTATAAAGCAAAAAATGGCGAACATGTTATGAGTATATCTGTCCCCCTAAAGTTAAATAATCAAATAGAGGGAGTTGTAAGATACACTGTTTCTCTGGATGCTATAGACACAACTATATTTAAGATAATTTTAGGTCTTATATTAGCTGGAATTTTCATACTACTAATAGCTATTTCTATAAGTTTAAAGTTTGCTTATACTTTGATAGATCCATTAAGTGAACTTAAAAAATTTGCTAATGAATTAGCACATGGTAACTACAATATAAAGCTAAAGCCAAGAGCTATAATAGATGATGAGATTGGTGAATTAGCAGAAACTTTTGAGCATATGGCTAGAGAAATTGACAAAAGTGAGAAGCTAAAGGATGAGTTTATATCCTCAGTATCACATGAGTTAAGAACTCCATTAACTTCAATAAAAGGATGGAGTGAAACACTGGGGTATGAAGGAATTGGAAAAGAAGAATTAGACTTAGGATTAGGGATAATACAAGATGAAACGGAAAGACTCATAAAACTTGTTGAAGAACTTCTAGATTTCTCAAGGTTATCATCAGATAGGATAAAGCTTCAAATTGATATGGTAGATGTAGAGTCATTAGTTGTTGGAGTTGTAAATCAGTTAAAGGTAAAAGCTAATGAAAAAAATATTAACTTAAGTTGTGACTTTATAATGGATGATATTCAAATGATACAAGGAGATAAAAATAGACTAAGACAGGTTTTGATAAACCTCGTTCAAAATTCATTAAAATTTACAGATGAAGAAGGTTATGTAAAAGTAGTTGTATCACAAGATTTTGAATATACGACTATAAAGGTAATAGATAATGGAGAAGGTATAGAAGAACATAACTTAGAAAAAGTTTTAGATAAATTTTTCCAAGAAAATTATAATAAAGCGGGTAGTGGACTAGGACTTGCTATAAGCCATGAGATTATAAAATTACATGGTGGAGAAATGAAAATAGAAAGTAAAAAAGGCGAAGGCACATGTATAACTTTTTCGCTTAAAAACACTTTATTAGAGTCAGTATAG
- a CDS encoding 6-phospho-beta-glucosidase yields the protein MEKGLKIVTIGGGSSYTPELIEGFIKRHKELPVRELWLVDIEEGKEKLDIVGNLARRMVEKSGVNLEIHTTLDRRKALVDADFVTTQLRVGLLDARIKDERIPLSHGIIGQETNGPGGFFKALRTVPVILDIIKDIEELCPNAWLINFTNPAGIITEMVFNHTSFKRFIGLCNVPIGVKAGVAEALEVDKEKIEVTFAGLNHMVYGLKVCLDGIDITEEAIEKFAHSEMSMRNIKSTAPFNPRFIKSLGAIPCPYHRYYYKTKDMLEHELKEFEKGQTRAEVVKVLENDLFELYKDENLDIKPPQLEKRGGAYYSDAACNLINSIYNDKKDIQVVNTLNKGAIKNIGYNNAVEVSSVITKEGPIPLTIGEMPIGTVGLLNQIKSFEILTAKAAVLGDYDTSIQALSINPLVTSDELAEIIMNEMLIAHEEYLPQFKSKIDELKVGDLND from the coding sequence ATGGAAAAAGGACTTAAAATAGTTACAATTGGTGGAGGGTCTAGCTATACACCGGAGCTTATTGAAGGTTTTATAAAAAGACATAAGGAGCTGCCGGTAAGGGAGTTATGGTTAGTAGATATTGAAGAAGGAAAAGAAAAGCTAGATATAGTGGGGAATTTAGCTAGAAGAATGGTTGAGAAATCAGGTGTAAATCTTGAAATACATACAACATTAGATAGAAGGAAAGCTTTAGTTGATGCAGATTTTGTAACTACTCAGCTGAGAGTAGGATTATTAGATGCAAGAATAAAAGATGAGAGAATACCTTTATCACATGGTATTATAGGTCAAGAAACTAATGGACCAGGAGGATTTTTTAAGGCATTAAGAACAGTACCTGTTATATTAGATATAATAAAAGATATTGAGGAGTTATGTCCTAATGCTTGGTTAATAAACTTTACAAATCCAGCTGGAATTATAACTGAAATGGTATTTAATCATACTAGTTTCAAAAGATTTATTGGACTTTGTAATGTACCAATAGGTGTAAAAGCAGGGGTAGCAGAAGCATTAGAAGTTGATAAGGAAAAAATTGAAGTTACTTTTGCCGGATTAAATCACATGGTTTATGGATTAAAAGTATGTCTTGACGGAATAGATATTACTGAAGAAGCAATAGAAAAATTTGCACACTCAGAAATGAGTATGAGAAATATAAAATCAACTGCTCCATTTAATCCTAGATTTATTAAATCTTTAGGGGCTATACCTTGCCCATATCATAGATATTATTATAAAACAAAAGATATGTTAGAACATGAGTTAAAAGAATTTGAAAAGGGTCAAACAAGAGCAGAGGTTGTGAAAGTTTTAGAAAATGATTTATTTGAGTTATATAAAGATGAAAATTTAGATATAAAGCCACCTCAATTAGAAAAAAGAGGAGGAGCATATTATAGTGATGCTGCATGTAATTTAATAAACTCTATATACAATGATAAAAAAGATATACAAGTTGTAAATACACTTAATAAAGGTGCTATAAAAAATATAGGTTATAATAATGCAGTAGAAGTAAGTTCTGTAATAACTAAAGAAGGCCCGATACCTTTAACTATAGGAGAAATGCCAATTGGAACAGTTGGACTTTTAAATCAAATAAAATCATTTGAGATTTTAACAGCGAAAGCAGCTGTACTTGGTGATTATGATACATCTATACAAGCTCTTTCTATAAATCCACTTGTAACTAGTGATGAATTGGCTGAAATAATAATGAATGAAATGTTAATTGCACATGAAGAATATTTACCTCAATTCAAAAGTAAGATAGATGAATTAAAGGTAGGTGATTTAAATGACTAA
- the walR gene encoding cell wall metabolism DNA-binding response regulator WalR: MKEKILVLEDEIGIRSFVSINLKREGYEVIEAGTGQEAIDKISSEKNISIALLDVMLPDMSGIEVCKYIRNNFDSVGIIMLTAKSQEEDKIEGFISGADDYIVKPFSIKELLMRVSALSRRINREVNSKNKSVIESGPFILDLEKRKLFKNSSEIELTPTEFSIVKFLITNEKQSLSRDQILDEVWGTNYLYDFKIVDVNIRRIRNKIEDDASKPKFIQTVWGYGYCWRKENE; encoded by the coding sequence ATGAAGGAAAAAATATTAGTTTTAGAGGATGAAATAGGTATTAGAAGCTTTGTAAGCATAAACCTAAAAAGAGAAGGTTATGAAGTTATAGAAGCTGGAACTGGACAAGAAGCTATAGATAAAATATCTAGTGAAAAAAACATATCTATAGCACTACTAGATGTTATGCTTCCTGATATGAGTGGGATTGAAGTTTGCAAATATATAAGAAATAATTTTGATTCAGTTGGTATAATAATGCTTACTGCAAAATCTCAAGAAGAAGATAAAATAGAAGGATTTATCTCTGGAGCTGATGATTACATAGTTAAACCTTTTAGTATAAAAGAATTATTAATGAGAGTAAGTGCTTTATCTAGAAGAATAAATAGAGAAGTAAACAGTAAAAACAAGAGTGTAATAGAAAGTGGACCATTCATATTAGATTTAGAAAAAAGGAAACTATTTAAAAACAGTTCTGAAATTGAGTTAACACCAACAGAATTTTCCATAGTTAAGTTCTTAATAACTAATGAAAAACAATCATTGAGTAGAGATCAAATACTTGATGAAGTTTGGGGAACTAACTATTTATATGATTTTAAAATAGTAGACGTAAATATAAGAAGAATAAGAAATAAGATAGAAGATGATGCATCTAAACCTAAATTTATACAAACAGTTTGGGGCTATGGATATTGTTGGAGAAAGGAAAATGAATAG
- a CDS encoding GIY-YIG nuclease family protein — MFYTYILRCKDDTYYIGYTTDIKRRIKEHEKGINSKYTRARGIKQLEIYWISKSKSEAMKLECLLKKLTRVNKSKIIENPKILYEKYGVSEKDYVIG; from the coding sequence ATGTTTTATACATATATATTAAGGTGTAAAGATGATACTTATTATATAGGATATACAACAGATATTAAAAGAAGAATAAAAGAACATGAAAAAGGAATAAACTCTAAATATACAAGAGCTAGAGGAATAAAGCAACTTGAAATTTATTGGATTAGTAAAAGCAAGAGTGAAGCTATGAAGTTAGAATGCTTATTAAAGAAATTGACCAGAGTAAATAAAAGTAAAATCATAGAAAATCCAAAAATTTTATATGAGAAATATGGAGTTAGTGAAAAAGACTATGTTATAGGTTAA
- the truA gene encoding tRNA pseudouridine(38-40) synthase TruA: MRNIKLTIQYDGSRYKGFQRLKDNENTIQGKIESVLSKMTDEKIEIIGSGRTDMGVHAYNQIANFKTDSKLSVDKINDYLYRYLPEDIVVKKVEDVDLRFHSRYNAKKKVYLYKIYNEKHHDVFLRKYANHIENSLDIEMMREASKYLIGEHDFTSFASSKSKKKSNIRNIYSIDIKKNKELVEIFVEGNGFLYNMVRIIVGALVDVGLHKKSPEDIKKMLELKDRSHASDTAPSKGLYLYYVGY, from the coding sequence ATGAGAAATATTAAATTAACGATACAGTATGATGGATCAAGGTATAAAGGATTTCAAAGACTTAAAGATAATGAAAATACAATTCAAGGCAAGATAGAATCAGTACTTAGTAAAATGACTGATGAAAAAATAGAAATAATTGGCTCTGGAAGAACTGATATGGGAGTACACGCATACAACCAAATTGCTAATTTCAAGACAGATTCTAAGTTATCAGTAGATAAAATTAATGATTATTTATATAGATATTTACCTGAAGATATTGTAGTTAAAAAAGTTGAAGATGTAGATTTAAGGTTCCACTCTAGATACAATGCAAAAAAGAAGGTATATTTATATAAAATATATAATGAAAAGCATCATGATGTATTTTTAAGAAAATATGCCAATCACATAGAAAACTCTTTAGATATTGAAATGATGAGAGAAGCTAGTAAATATTTAATAGGAGAACATGACTTTACAAGCTTTGCATCATCAAAGTCAAAGAAAAAATCCAATATTAGAAATATATATAGTATAGATATAAAAAAGAATAAAGAATTAGTTGAAATTTTTGTTGAGGGAAATGGATTTTTATATAATATGGTTAGGATTATAGTAGGTGCACTTGTAGATGTAGGTTTACATAAAAAATCTCCAGAAGATATAAAAAAAATGTTAGAGCTAAAAGATAGAAGCCATGCATCAGATACAGCTCCGTCAAAAGGGTTATATTTATATTATGTTGGATACTAA